The Lycium ferocissimum isolate CSIRO_LF1 chromosome 1, AGI_CSIRO_Lferr_CH_V1, whole genome shotgun sequence genome includes a region encoding these proteins:
- the LOC132065614 gene encoding uncharacterized protein LOC132065614, with the protein MGQMALMQNVRPPGALPSDIEKNPKDFKAITSRNGRELEEVPPKKKNIAEAELILVKRAEPKQTVAEQHVEEVCIKDVVANKRRWTEFETVALTEECSSRVRSKISPKLKDPDSFTISITIGNMEVGLALYDLGASINLMPTSVFQTLGLGEPRSTTITL; encoded by the exons ATGGGGCAGATGGCTCTTATGCAGAATGTCAGACCACCGGGTGCTCTTCCTAGTGATATTGAGAAGAATCCAAAGGATTTCAAGGCAATCACCTCGAGGAATGGCAGAGAACTTGAAGAAGTGCCtccaaaaaagaagaatataGCAGAAGCAGAACTCATCCTTGTTAAGCGAGCTGAGCCAAAGCAGACAGTCGCAGAGCAACACGTAGAGGAAGTG TGTATTAAAGATGTGGTTGCGAACAAAAGGCGTTGGACAGAGTTTGAGACTGTTGCACTTACTGAGGAGTGCAGTTCTAGAGTGAGGAGTAAAATTTCTCCAAAGTTGAAAGATCCGGACAGCTTCACAATTTCAATTACTATTGGCAACATGGAAGTTGGGCTAGCATTGTATGACTTGGGTGCTAGTATTAATCTGATGCCCACTTCTGTGTTCCAAACGTTAGGCTTGGGTGAGCCTAGGTCAACGACTATTACGTTGTAG